One window of Delphinus delphis chromosome 12, mDelDel1.2, whole genome shotgun sequence genomic DNA carries:
- the YPEL5 gene encoding protein yippee-like 5: MGRIFLDHIGGTRLFSCANCDTILTNRSELISTRFTGATGRAFLFNKVVNLQYSEVQDRVMLTGRHMVRDVSCKNCNSKLGWIYEFATEDSQRYKEGRVILERALVRESEGFEEHVPSDNS, from the exons ATGGGCAGGATTTTCCTTGATCATATTGGTGGTACCCGTCTGTTTTCCTGTGCAAACTGCGATACGATCCTGACCAACCGCTCAGAACTCATCTCCACTCGATTCACAGGCGCCACTGGCAGAGCATTTCTTTTTAACAAG GTAGTTAACCTGCAGTACAGTGAAGTTCAAGACCGGGTCATGCTCACTGGCCGCCACATGGTTCGAGATGTGAGCTGCAAAAACTGCAATAGCAAACTGGGATGGATCTATGAGTTTGCCACTGAAGACAGCCAGCGTTATAAGGAAGGCCGTGTGATCCTAGAACGTGCGCTAGTTCGAGAAAGTGAGGGCTTTGAGGAGCATGTACCATCTGATAACTcttga